Proteins from one Cryptomeria japonica chromosome 4, Sugi_1.0, whole genome shotgun sequence genomic window:
- the LOC131040306 gene encoding uncharacterized protein LOC131040306, whose translation MPQELSPPLSALLTMSLESTNTSSAPSSSSSSSFSTFSSMKLSAGNKSSNPVVAIKGVAGSSKAEEWNDNMLQTGDVVEELKIGSYATLTAPFKGGKSGLQKELHKFYRRNDTLVLVRVRRGRGVIAELQACITADEGAKKQYTLRALSDPNYVVGFVDSTEEECRTLQASRDARVESALSNAQLKDGYVAYPWEKKMQKFLMVPKSGCFFSILIVPHNSDRGLQQYNDLEDTLARAYTWLTASQASGVPIVFMNIQTEPLLTKISGEKASNTVNAGSLSDLSSIANTGLYGFEDYHGVDIGVVRAVRLWYSAASGELPVQLKVKEGDTRLGFAISRTDEGFFYVSSVMDEEGTVTVASRAGLIDLYNDARDAGKLLIISRISNEKIVPWMVSSAGAIRCFDSISLSQKLSLHRHAVRPILIHFMLWDETLLSIPTSDDHQAEAPLPIPMSSEITVLVPSAAEASAIPNESNSADMRALSRDTAGEFSFRNQPSMSQGNSWL comes from the exons ATGCCACAAGAGCTCTCACCGCCCCTGTCCGCGCTCCTCACCATGAGCTTAGAGAGTACAAATACTTCTTCGGCGCCTTCTTCTTCTTCGTCTTCTTCTTTTTCTACGTTTTCTTCAATGAAATTGTCTGCAGGGAACAAGAGTTCGAACCCCGTGGTGGCCATTAAGGGGGTGGCGGGCAGCTCCAAGGCGGAGGAATGGAACGACAACATGCTTCAGACGGGGGACGTGGTGGAGGAATTGAAGATCGGAAGCTATGCTACGCTTACGGCTCCGTTTAAGGGCGGCAAGAGTGGCCTTCAGAAGGAGCTGCATAAGTTTTATAGAAGGAATGATACGCTGGTTTTGGTTCGAGTCCGGCGGGGCCGCGGCGTCATAGCGGAGCTCCAGGCGTGTATTACGGCGGACGAAGGGGCAAAGAAGCAGTATACGCTCAGAGCCCTCAGCGACCCCAATTATGTCGTAGGGTTTGTCGATTCTACCGAAGAAGAATGCCGAACACTACAAG CGTCTAGAGATGCAAGGGTGGAATCTGCTCTGAGCAATGCACAGTTGAAAGACGGATATGTGGCGTACCCGTGGGAGAAGAAAATGCAGAAGTTTTTGATGGTTCCAAAGTCTGGATGCTTCTTCTCAATTTTGATTGTTCCACATAACTCTGATCGAGGCCTTCAGCAGTACAATGACTTGGAGGATACCTTGGCGAGAGCATATACCTGGCTCACTGCTTCTCAAGCCTCCGGTGTGCCCATCGTTTTCATGAATATTCAAACAGAACCCTTACTTACCAAG ATATCAGGCGAAAAGGCGTCAAATACAGTGAATGCTGGCTCCCTCTCAGACCTCTCAAGCATAGCAAATACAGGCCTATATGGCTTTGAGGACTACCACGGTGTGGACATAGGCGTTGTGAGGGCAGTCCGTTTATGGTATTCCGCCGCATCAGGGGAGCTCCCGGTACAACTCAAAGTAAAAGAAGGAGACACCAGGCTTGGCTTCGCCATTAGCAGAACAGATGAG GGATTCTTCTATGTTTCATCTGTGATGGATGAGGAAGGAACCGTAACAGTGGCATCTCGAGCTGGGCTGATTGACCTCTATAATGATGCACGCGATGCTGGCAAGTTGCTGATCATATCCAGAATCTCCAATGAGAAGATCGTGCCCTGGATGGTGTCTTCAGCAGGGGCCATCAGGTGCTTTGACTCCATTTCCCTGAGCCAGAAATTATCCCTCCACCGCCATGCAGTCCGCCCCATTCTCATCCATTTTATGCTCTGGGATGAAACCCTCCTCAGTATCCCAACCTCAGATGATCATCAAGCTGAAGCTCCCTTACCAATTCCCATGAGTTCGGAGATAACAGTTTTGGTTCCCTCAGCAGCAGAAGCCTCAGCTATTCCCAATGAAAGTAATTCTGCAGACATGAGAGCGCTGAGCAGAGATACAGCAGGGGAATTTTCTTTTCGAAACCAGCCCTCCATGTCACAGGGGAACAGCTGGTtgtaa